In the Plasmodium gaboni strain SY75 chromosome 13, whole genome shotgun sequence genome, TGTTGCATTTCcatgtatttataatattttattattttaatcttaaatttatttatattttaccCGTCCatgttttaatatttttagaAGAGCCAAAGGAGATATATAAACTTGTTCACTGGTATCTGCTAATGTCTCATTATTCATTCCATTTCCATCAGAAAAggaataaaataattcaCGTAATGAAGATGGAATACCCGccattttaataatataaataaatatatatagatgggtatttgtatatatgaacaaaatattaatatttatattaatatgtgtattttattatatttatagatatatattcatataaagcaaaatatatatataattaaaaaaaaaaagaaaaaagaaaaaaaaggatGTTTTAAATTTATCATACGTTTTTCTTTGCattaatatacaaataatatccttttcattataagcgtagtattatttaaaaaattatattttattaattataaaaaaaaaaagaaaacaaaacaaaaaaataaaataatattaaatatatatgtaaaaatacatgaaattatgtaaatatatatatataataaatatatattatataacatatgtaaggataaaaagaaaaaaaaaaaaaaaaacagtataaattaataatttcgtgttataaaaaaatatatgtaaaaatatattatatatgtaatatatataaatattttatataaatataaaaaaaaaaaaaaaaaaatgtatataatatatattatatattttatttattatttctatgtaaaatcatatacataaataaaatacatcatatatatataaaatatatttttttaaacgttataataaagattatttattgtataagaaaaaaataaataaaataataatatttataataataatataacaaaataaaaataaaaattattatgattatttttatacacatttaatattattataatatctaatttttatatataattaaaaactgataaataatatattatatatatatatataaatataccAAAAAAAACAATTGTGTAAGAGAAATATAAGttgtataataattttatatggtgttattcttttattcgtataattcttttagatacgatttaatatataatatatatgatgttaccaattttttaaattttatatagCGATATATAAAGTTGCAGGTTCATATATCctaaaatatatgatacaaaaatatacatatataataacatatatatgtaaaatatataatataataatattattcctttttgaagttatatattttcatttttaaaaggtttttattatatgttgTCATAATTTTTAAGTGCACAAACTTAAAAAATcgaaagaaaaaataaaataaaaaaattatattaaaccaaaaaatatttattttgaaaattaactatatattatatatatatatatatatatatatatatattaataatatttaaaatatacatacaacataatttataattcaataaagaaaaaaaaaaaaaaaaaaaggaaattgagaataaaaaaataaaaatgaaaaatatttttatgattctaatttaaatattaaatgaatataaataaataaaataacaaatatgaaaaattaataatcTTTATTATACTCAAACtaaaattttcttttttttcattaataactattaataatatttaaaatatacatacaacataatttataattcaataaagaaaaaaaaaaaaaaaaaaaaggaaattgagaataaaagaataaaaatgaaaaatatttttatgattctaatttaaatattaaatgaatataaataaataaaataacaaatatgaaaaattaataatcTTTATTATACTCAAACtaaaattttcttttttttcattaataaccttattatataacaataaataaaaaaaaaaaaaaaaaaatacacatgttatatatatatatatatatatatataggacaaggtataatatatgtaatatctgtacatttttatgatataaaatattaatattttataaaataaataaatgttatatatgTTGTTAAACATTTTGAAaacttttttaaatttctTAGAGCCACATTAGGATATGTGTTTGATCATTTTACTCATCAATAATGAAATATGTACCTGAAgagataatatatatatatatatatatatatatatttatatttatgtatatttttattttttattttattgtttttttttcgtaCCGTTTAATTTTTGCTCCTTATCCTTTACACTgtcatatttatttattcttgGCCTGTAATTTGTTGGGTCCCTTCTAAATGTGACGTcaattatttttaagaatTTGTTCATACCTGCTGCTAGTGTTTGTGGTGTGTTAGCGACTGTGTTTACTCCTGCTTGTCCATCAAAAACTATGACATGGTCTGCTAAATATGTAGCCATAATAAAATCATGTTCTACAACGAAGGCTGTTTTGTTAGTGTTAAGTATaaatcttttaataattttggATACGATAATTCTTTGTTCTGAATCTAAGTAAGCTGATGGTTCGTCAATTAGATAAATGTTTGTATTTTTGGCTAATGTAACAATGATAGCAACTTTTTGTAGTTCTCCTCCTGATAGTGTTAGAACTTGGTTATCTAGAATAGATTCGATTTTTAAAGgtttaataatttcattattaaaatatggATCATTATATAATCCTTTTAATTTTGACATTAATAATTGTCTGACAGTTCCTGTAAATTTGGCTTGTATTTGTTGAGGTTTATATGAGACACTTAGAGATTCAAGAAATGATAAACTTTCTGTATTATCTGGTTTAATTAGTCCAGCAAATAAACGTATGAATGTACTTTTTCCACTTCCATTTTGACCTAATAGAACAAAAATTTCTGATTCTGAGAAATGTCCTTTGTCAATAGTTAATGAAAATGAGTTTAATGTTTTGACCATTGTTggataattataaaaatgtaatctttttttatcttcatCTGTTGCATCTTGATCTGTTGCTAATTTAAAATTGAGTGATTCTTCACGTATTCTTAAATTATCAGTAGGTACAAAGCCGTCTAGAAAGATATTAATACCTTCTCTTACAGAAAAAGGGCATGTGACTACACCATAAGCTCCTGCTTTACCCCATAGGCAACAAACATAATCACTAAGATAATCTAATATAGATAAATCATGTTCtacaacaataatataattatcgTGTTTAACAAGTTTGTGAATAATTTTTGCCATAGATATTCTTTGTTTTATATCAAGATAACTACTAGGTTCATCAAACATATAAACATTAGTAGTTTGTCCAATTATNNNNNNNNNNNNNNNNNNNNNNNNNNNNAATTCATTACCTctaaaaaaagataaaatatcTCTCCATTCAGGTGGGTTATTAAATTTACCTAAATTAGGTTTTAATTTTGatgataaaatttttaaagCTGTAGATTTACCTATACCATTTGTTCCAACCAAACCTAAAATTTGGCCAAGCTTAGGAATAGGTAATCTATGTAATTTAAAAGTATTTGGACCATATCTATGTACTAcatctttatttatatccTTAGGTAAATTAATAATTGATATAGCTGTAAATGGACATTTTTTTACACATATACCACAACCTATACATAGAGTTTCACTTATGTATGCAATTTTTGAACTATGATCTACTTCTATACAAAATTTTCCTGTTTTTACTATTGGgcaattttttttacattcTAAATGACATTTTTTGGGTTTACATTTATCACTGCTTACTATAGCTATTCTTAATTTTGAAGCTTCTAGTTTgttttctttatataaatcctctttatttttcttcttcatattttgtcaaatgatatataataaaatataaaaaatttaaatcTCTGTGGGGGCGCCTTCTGAGActattataaatttaattgagcaaataaaaattaaaatacaatacaataaaaatatggatatatatatattatatatatatatatatatatatatatatttatttatttatttattataatatttcatattatttttcttgcgtatttttttttttttttttttgtccaattcaaaaaaaatgagtcattaataaaattaacttgataacaaaaattaagaaaaaaagtTATTCAATTCacaatataattatttaaatttttttttcttgtaactacaaaaaaaaaaaaaaaaaaaaaaaaaaataataaaagcAATTTTATCAAGATTTATATTAATGGTATATTTTTACCAAAATATAGAGATCACATTCAAAATGATACATGTATgaatgaataatataacaattcaattataaataaaaaaaaaatatatacaaatataaataatatgaaatatatatatatatatatttatttttatttacaaatttggttttataatttgttctttcatattacaaaatattcataaaattaatagaaaaaaaaaaaaaaaaaagaactAAAATTTGAtccctttttttttttttttttccttttttatttgttctACACGTaaattgtaaaaataacaggttaaaaaaaaaataataaaaaataaataaaattatcagaagtatatggaaaataaaaggaaAGTTGACAAAatggaaaaatataaaaatatgaaaagatataaaaatatatcaagatataatatatatNNNNNNNNNNNNNNNNNNNNNNNNNNNNNNNNNNNNNNNNNNNNNNNNNNNNNNNNNNNNNNNNNNNNNNNNNNNNNNNNNNNNNNNNNNNNNNNNNNNNNNNNNNNNNNNNNNNNNNNNNNNNNNNNNNNNNNNNNNNNNNNNNNNNNNNNNNNNNNNNNNNNNNNNNNNNNNNNNNNNNNNNNNNNNNNNNNNNNNNNNNNNNNNNNNNNNNNNNNNNNNNNNNNNNNNNNNNNNNNNNNNNNNNNNNNNNNNNNNNNNNNNNNNNNNNNNNNNNNNNNNNNNNNNNNNNATATGTGActatatatgaaatattattataaatcttatcatttattttatttttttttcgtacctttttcttatattaaCACCATTAATGTATGTTCTAActaatattttctttttgatGTCTTTCTATTTGTAGTGcataaaagaaaaagatgTGTATACTTTAATGGGCAAATTTGGggatataaataaaattattcatCATATGAATGAAAAATTAGAACCTCTTGGATTTATAGTTaatgtatgtatgtatatatatatatatatatatatatatatatatatatatatatatttatttattttttatttgattatTTTGTTGCCGTCACATATTTTTGTAGaatgaattaataaaaggtgaagaatatataatattaaattctGAAAGAATGAGAAATCCTAGTAATAAATCTGTgaataaagaaaatgaacCTTTTGTAAATGTCaaagaagaatatatatttaactcaaaatttaaaaaaaatgaaataagtttatattatttaattatcgaatatattattagtaataataaatatttaaaaattgaCATAGGGGATACTACATATCAAAGTTTATGTTCTCAattaaacataaaaaatgCCCATACCCAAAAAAATATACGtaaaaattgaaaaatgacataaaaatgaaatatatatatataaa is a window encoding:
- a CDS encoding putative RNAse L inhibitor protein, which gives rise to MKKKNKEDLYKENKLEASKLRIAIVSSDKCKPKKCHLECKKNCPIVKTGKFCIEVDHSSKIAYISETLCIGCGICVKKCPFTAISIINLPKDINKDVVHRYGPNTFKLHRLPIPKLGQILGLVGTNGIGKSTALKILSSKLKPNLGKFNNPPEWRDILSFFRGNEXXXXXXXXXXIIGQTTNVYMFDEPSSYLDIKQRISMAKIIHKLVKHDNYIIVVEHDLSILDYLSDYVCCLWGKAGAYGVVTCPFSVREGINIFLDGFVPTDNLRIREESLNFKLATDQDATDEDKKRLHFYNYPTMVKTLNSFSLTIDKGHFSESEIFVLLGQNGSGKSTFIRLFAGLIKPDNTESLSFLESLSVSYKPQQIQAKFTGTVRQLLMSKLKGLYNDPYFNNEIIKPLKIESILDNQVLTLSGGELQKVAIIVTLAKNTNIYLIDEPSAYLDSEQRIIVSKIIKRFILNTNKTAFVVEHDFIMATYLADHVIVFDGQAGVNTVANTPQTLAAGMNKFLKIIDVTFRRDPTNYRPRINKYDSVKDKEQKLNGTYFIIDE
- a CDS encoding hypothetical protein (conserved Plasmodium protein, unknown function), producing the protein CIKEKDVYTLMGKFGDINKIIHHMNEKLEPLGFIVNNELIKGEEYIILNSERMRNPSNKSVNKENEPFVNVKEEYIFNSKFKKNEISLYYLIIEYIISNNKYLKIDIGDTTYQSLCSQLNIKNAHTQKNILDKLIFYKWIEKESGELKLGIRFFTDLIKFFPLNNLDKCSLCNNAIIVEDKRCSNCLSVYHPHCFNNLAEKLSLCFVCKNAL